A stretch of the Desulforamulus ferrireducens genome encodes the following:
- a CDS encoding 4Fe-4S binding protein — MYLVSIDRDKCDGCGACADACPAGILGMLDDGKADITGEAEECMGCETCVATCPNECYTITEM, encoded by the coding sequence ATGTATTTAGTATCTATTGACAGAGATAAGTGTGACGGCTGCGGCGCTTGTGCAGATGCTTGCCCCGCTGGTATTCTGGGTATGCTGGATGACGGCAAAGCCGACATCACCGGTGAAGCAGAAGAGTGCATGGGCTGCGAAACCTGTGTTGCTACCTGCCCCAACGAATGCTACACTATCACTGAAATGTAA
- a CDS encoding THUMP domain-containing class I SAM-dependent RNA methyltransferase: MTKKIELIATATFGLEAIVAHEVKKLGYDTVVDNGKVTFLGDFEAICRTNLWLRSADRVLVKMGEFKATTFEELFQQTKALHWPDWLPADANFPVEGKSIKSQLHSVPDCQAIVKKAIVEKMKQVYKKEWFEETGPRYTIEVALLKDVVTLTIDTSGAGLHKRGYRKLSSQAPLKETLAAGLLSIARWYPDRVLLDPFCGSGTIPIEAALIGHNIAPGIGRNFAAETWPIIPKELWIRARKEALESEKRDVKLRIYGTDIDDQVLSLARYHAKQASVENSIHFQRIPVAKVRSKQKYGFIITNPPYGQRLGEINEVKKLTQELGQTYSALDNWSCFVISSFAEFERYFGKPADKKRKLYNGRVECNYYQYIGPRPPRPKKSEEDSLTPTE, encoded by the coding sequence ATGACCAAGAAAATTGAACTCATTGCAACCGCCACCTTTGGTTTAGAAGCCATTGTGGCTCACGAAGTGAAAAAGCTAGGTTATGATACTGTGGTGGATAATGGCAAGGTGACCTTTCTCGGTGATTTTGAAGCCATTTGCCGTACTAATCTCTGGTTAAGGTCCGCAGACCGAGTGCTGGTCAAGATGGGTGAATTTAAAGCCACCACCTTTGAGGAACTATTCCAGCAGACCAAGGCATTACACTGGCCGGACTGGTTACCAGCGGACGCAAACTTTCCTGTGGAAGGAAAATCTATTAAATCTCAGTTACACAGTGTACCAGACTGCCAGGCCATTGTAAAAAAAGCCATAGTGGAAAAAATGAAACAGGTTTATAAAAAAGAATGGTTTGAGGAAACCGGTCCACGCTACACCATTGAGGTAGCCTTGCTGAAAGATGTGGTCACTCTCACCATCGATACCAGCGGAGCGGGTTTACATAAACGGGGCTACCGTAAATTATCCTCCCAAGCCCCTCTGAAGGAAACCCTGGCTGCCGGACTCTTGTCCATTGCCCGTTGGTATCCCGACCGCGTGCTGCTGGACCCCTTTTGCGGTTCAGGCACCATACCCATTGAGGCTGCATTAATAGGTCATAATATTGCGCCTGGTATTGGCCGCAATTTTGCTGCGGAAACCTGGCCGATCATACCAAAGGAATTATGGATTAGGGCTCGTAAAGAGGCCTTAGAATCCGAAAAACGCGATGTCAAATTACGCATTTATGGCACAGATATTGATGATCAGGTTTTAAGCTTAGCCCGCTACCATGCCAAACAGGCCAGTGTAGAAAATTCTATCCACTTTCAGAGAATCCCGGTGGCTAAGGTGCGCAGTAAACAAAAATATGGTTTTATTATTACCAATCCTCCCTATGGGCAACGGTTAGGTGAAATTAATGAAGTTAAAAAACTAACCCAAGAACTAGGCCAAACCTATAGCGCCCTGGATAATTGGTCTTGTTTTGTCATCTCCTCCTTTGCGGAATTTGAACGATACTTTGGTAAGCCGGCCGATAAGAAACGTAAGCTGTACAATGGCCGGGTGGAGTGTAACTACTATCAATACATCGGGCCTCGCCCACCCCGTCCGAAAAAAAGCGAAGAAGACAGTTTAACACCCACTGAATGA
- the hcp gene encoding hydroxylamine reductase translates to MFCYQCEQTPKGGCTKVGVCGKDENIASLQDTIIFGLKGVAAYAYHARELGYTDPEVNKIMEEALFSTLTNVNFNLDETIKMVLKVGTATVKAMELLDKAHLDNLGVPTPVAVTNDKIEGKCILVTGHDLLALKELLKQTEGKGINIYTHSEMLPAHGYPELNKFKHLKGNVGKAWYDQRQVFEAFPGAILATTNCIMPIRGNATYADRMFCYGITGLEGVQMIEGLDFTPVIEKALSLPGAPADGLWKKIVTKINGSAEEVQTFTTGFHHLNVLPLAPQIVEAVKAGKIKRFFVIAGCDAPTKGRDYYRELALAIPKDCVILTTSCGKFRFNDIDFGTIEGTGIPRFIDLGQCNNSGSAVKIALALAEAFNCGVNDLPLSIVLSWFEQKAVAILLGLFSLGVKNMYVGPSAPAFLAPGVVEVLQKTFGLQLISGDAQADLAKMLG, encoded by the coding sequence ATGTTTTGCTACCAGTGTGAACAAACTCCCAAAGGCGGTTGTACCAAAGTTGGTGTATGTGGTAAGGATGAAAATATTGCCAGTCTACAGGATACCATTATTTTTGGTCTCAAGGGTGTAGCTGCTTACGCTTATCATGCCAGAGAACTGGGCTACACCGATCCTGAAGTTAACAAAATTATGGAAGAGGCCCTCTTCTCCACACTGACCAATGTTAACTTTAACTTAGATGAAACTATTAAAATGGTTCTTAAAGTAGGTACTGCCACTGTGAAGGCGATGGAATTATTAGATAAAGCCCACTTGGATAATCTGGGTGTTCCCACCCCTGTGGCTGTTACCAACGATAAAATAGAAGGCAAATGCATCCTGGTTACCGGCCACGACCTACTGGCCTTAAAAGAGCTACTCAAACAAACCGAAGGCAAGGGTATTAACATTTACACCCACTCCGAAATGTTACCTGCCCACGGCTACCCTGAACTAAATAAATTTAAACACCTTAAAGGTAATGTTGGTAAAGCCTGGTATGATCAAAGACAGGTATTTGAAGCATTCCCCGGTGCCATTCTGGCTACCACCAACTGCATTATGCCCATTAGAGGCAATGCCACCTATGCAGACCGCATGTTCTGCTACGGTATCACCGGTTTAGAAGGCGTACAAATGATTGAAGGCTTGGACTTCACGCCAGTAATTGAAAAAGCTCTCTCCCTCCCCGGTGCTCCGGCGGACGGTCTGTGGAAGAAAATAGTTACTAAGATTAACGGTTCTGCTGAGGAAGTACAAACCTTTACCACCGGTTTCCATCACCTTAATGTATTGCCTCTGGCTCCCCAAATTGTGGAAGCGGTCAAAGCCGGTAAAATTAAGCGTTTCTTCGTTATTGCCGGTTGCGATGCTCCCACCAAGGGTCGGGACTACTACAGAGAGCTGGCTCTGGCCATTCCTAAGGATTGCGTCATCCTGACAACCTCCTGCGGTAAGTTCAGATTTAATGATATTGATTTCGGCACCATCGAAGGAACCGGTATTCCCCGTTTCATCGACCTGGGACAGTGCAACAACTCCGGTTCCGCTGTAAAAATTGCCCTGGCCTTGGCTGAAGCCTTTAACTGCGGTGTTAACGACCTGCCTTTATCCATTGTCCTCTCCTGGTTCGAACAAAAGGCTGTGGCTATCCTCTTGGGTCTCTTTAGCCTGGGTGTTAAGAATATGTACGTTGGTCCCAGCGCACCTGCCTTCCTGGCCCCCGGTGTTGTTGAAGTTCTGCAAAAAACCTTCGGTCTGCAGCTCATCAGTGGTGATGCTCAGGCTGACTTGGCTAAAATGCTTGGCTAA
- a CDS encoding rubredoxin, giving the protein MSKYECVCGYIYDPAKGEGDIPPGTAFEDLPEDFVCPECGLGKDAFTKVE; this is encoded by the coding sequence ATGTCCAAGTATGAATGTGTCTGCGGGTATATTTACGACCCGGCCAAGGGAGAGGGAGACATTCCCCCTGGTACTGCCTTTGAGGATTTACCAGAGGACTTTGTTTGCCCAGAATGTGGACTTGGTAAAGATGCCTTTACCAAGGTTGAATAA
- a CDS encoding ferritin family protein, protein MAGNCLNLSSIVELAAGNSQKGVEYYRKMEKKADDAVAREIFHRLAEEEEEERRALLKVAEIEAAKGAANLDEKTYCYLCALGDELNFPYDETKEFAAANPRQAFEIGIEAKKDGILLYHEFLRRCVSDEAKKILLHLIESEQRHLLELRDTMYELCPRGCKYYHKNGNTTSRGYVNNPISKREERDYVQV, encoded by the coding sequence ATGGCCGGCAACTGCCTGAACTTGTCCAGCATAGTAGAATTAGCGGCTGGCAATAGTCAAAAGGGCGTGGAATACTATAGGAAGATGGAGAAAAAAGCAGATGATGCAGTTGCCCGGGAGATTTTTCACCGCTTAGCGGAGGAGGAAGAGGAAGAGAGACGCGCCCTCTTAAAGGTGGCTGAGATAGAAGCTGCTAAAGGCGCGGCGAATTTAGATGAAAAAACCTACTGCTATCTCTGTGCCTTAGGTGATGAATTGAATTTCCCCTATGATGAAACCAAGGAGTTTGCCGCTGCCAATCCAAGGCAGGCCTTTGAGATAGGTATTGAAGCCAAAAAAGATGGTATCCTACTGTATCATGAATTTCTCCGTCGTTGTGTGTCCGACGAGGCCAAAAAAATCTTACTTCATTTAATAGAAAGCGAACAGAGGCACCTGTTGGAACTGCGGGATACCATGTATGAGCTATGTCCGAGAGGATGCAAGTATTACCATAAAAATGGTAATACTACCAGTAGGGGATATGTTAATAACCCCATTTCTAAAAGAGAGGAGAGAGATTATGTCCAAGTATGA
- a CDS encoding anaerobic nitric oxide reductase flavorubredoxin, translating to MFQIKDKIYWVGYKDWDLKKFHGDEYSTHRGSTYNSYLITDEKIALVDTVWTPYHEGFVEDLDKLFGLNKIDLIVINHCEVDHAGSLLYLMEKIPNTPIYCTKKGAEMMKKHYHRDWNFQTVKTGDSVDLGQYKLIFVEAPMLHWPDTMMTYVQGANVLLSNDPFGQHYVSPHYFNDQVNQGELYYEAIKYYANIITPFNKLVKAKIKELKSLNLPIDMIAPSHGMIWRDNPMQIVEQYEAWANNYHDGSVTILYDTMWGATKKMALAIAQGLEKQGVPAKVINTAKFDKNDAITEVFRSKGIIVGSSTINNGILSSVAALLEIIKGLKFKEKIAATFGSYGWSGESTKIIEEWLRNSGFEIVMEPKKVQWDPTGEELSECIAFGEEFAAKVKAAITPEQVVK from the coding sequence ATGTTTCAAATTAAAGACAAAATTTATTGGGTGGGCTATAAGGATTGGGATCTAAAAAAATTTCATGGTGATGAATACTCCACTCACCGGGGCTCAACCTATAACTCCTACCTGATTACCGATGAGAAAATTGCTTTGGTGGATACCGTCTGGACTCCCTATCATGAAGGATTTGTAGAAGATCTTGATAAATTGTTTGGCTTAAACAAAATTGATTTAATTGTTATTAACCACTGTGAAGTGGATCATGCCGGCAGTTTGCTATATTTGATGGAAAAGATACCTAATACCCCGATCTACTGCACTAAAAAGGGCGCCGAAATGATGAAGAAACATTATCACCGAGATTGGAATTTTCAAACCGTTAAAACCGGTGATTCTGTTGATTTAGGACAATATAAACTAATTTTTGTTGAGGCACCCATGCTGCATTGGCCGGATACTATGATGACCTATGTACAAGGGGCCAATGTGCTCCTATCTAACGATCCCTTTGGGCAGCATTATGTTTCACCCCATTATTTCAACGATCAGGTTAATCAGGGTGAATTATATTATGAAGCTATTAAGTATTATGCCAACATAATTACTCCCTTTAATAAACTTGTTAAAGCTAAAATTAAAGAGCTTAAGTCCCTCAATTTGCCCATAGATATGATTGCCCCCAGCCATGGTATGATTTGGCGGGACAATCCCATGCAGATCGTAGAGCAGTATGAAGCTTGGGCTAATAATTATCACGATGGTTCTGTAACCATTCTCTATGATACCATGTGGGGAGCCACCAAAAAAATGGCCCTGGCCATTGCCCAAGGATTGGAAAAGCAGGGCGTACCAGCCAAGGTTATTAACACCGCCAAGTTTGATAAAAATGACGCAATAACTGAGGTATTCCGTTCAAAGGGGATAATTGTAGGGAGCTCCACCATCAATAATGGTATCCTATCCTCAGTGGCGGCTCTCTTGGAAATTATCAAGGGGTTAAAATTTAAAGAAAAAATTGCAGCCACCTTTGGCTCCTATGGGTGGAGTGGTGAATCCACCAAGATTATTGAAGAATGGTTAAGAAATTCCGGCTTTGAGATAGTTATGGAACCTAAAAAGGTTCAATGGGATCCCACCGGGGAAGAACTAAGTGAATGTATTGCCTTTGGGGAAGAGTTTGCCGCGAAAGTAAAAGCAGCTATTACACCGGAACAGGTGGTGAAGTAA
- a CDS encoding HPP family protein, whose protein sequence is MEQLARTRTLKLANQPTKQEQLKSYICKMKGGNCPSYPTLNLKSHLLNAVGSFLGVGLIAILNTYYNIPLLVPSLGASAVLLYAACQVPMAQPRNVIGGHMVSALVGVIVYQLLGNQWWTIALAVSLAIFFMNITHTLHPPGGATAFVAVYTGQGFGYIFSPIGLGAFLLVMIAVLVNNCSSKRKYPEYWF, encoded by the coding sequence GTGGAGCAATTGGCGAGAACCAGAACCCTTAAATTAGCAAATCAGCCTACTAAACAGGAGCAACTAAAATCCTACATTTGCAAGATGAAGGGTGGTAATTGTCCTTCTTACCCAACCCTGAACCTCAAGAGTCATCTCTTAAATGCAGTAGGAAGCTTCCTGGGGGTTGGTCTTATTGCCATCTTAAATACTTACTATAATATCCCTCTTTTAGTGCCTTCCCTGGGCGCTTCAGCCGTTCTACTCTATGCCGCCTGCCAGGTTCCCATGGCACAGCCACGCAATGTTATAGGAGGCCATATGGTATCTGCCTTAGTCGGAGTTATAGTGTATCAATTACTAGGTAATCAATGGTGGACCATCGCCTTGGCAGTTTCCCTGGCCATTTTCTTTATGAATATAACCCATACCTTACACCCCCCCGGAGGCGCCACTGCCTTTGTGGCTGTTTATACCGGTCAGGGTTTTGGCTATATCTTTTCACCCATCGGCCTGGGAGCCTTCTTACTGGTGATGATCGCTGTTCTGGTAAATAACTGTTCTTCTAAAAGAAAATATCCCGAGTATTGGTTTTAG
- a CDS encoding L-2-amino-thiazoline-4-carboxylic acid hydrolase, with translation MNRDEFIPKSEAKEQVRKMASMMASLYYHFCCSIIDTLGKEKGEELIKKAIDAYGCEKGTKHRLFFEANGLPISPVTYTLQSDLPQLGWDVMIPEERINPTHIIIKNCPLAEYWKEKNFTEVGQLYCRVDQAKYKAFHPDSNFKHLKNTLNNEPYCEMVCLDEK, from the coding sequence TTGAACAGAGATGAATTTATCCCTAAAAGCGAGGCAAAGGAGCAGGTTAGAAAAATGGCCAGCATGATGGCATCTCTATACTATCACTTTTGCTGCAGTATTATTGATACACTGGGGAAGGAAAAGGGAGAAGAACTAATAAAAAAAGCAATTGATGCCTACGGTTGCGAAAAAGGTACTAAGCACAGATTATTCTTTGAAGCAAATGGTTTACCTATTTCCCCTGTCACTTATACCTTACAATCGGATCTGCCGCAGTTAGGCTGGGATGTCATGATTCCAGAGGAAAGAATTAATCCTACCCATATTATTATCAAGAATTGCCCCCTGGCCGAATATTGGAAAGAAAAAAATTTTACTGAGGTTGGCCAATTATATTGTAGGGTGGATCAAGCTAAATACAAAGCCTTTCACCCGGATAGTAACTTTAAGCATTTAAAAAACACCTTAAATAATGAGCCCTATTGCGAAATGGTCTGCCTGGATGAAAAGTAA
- a CDS encoding transposase, with amino-acid sequence MEKEIAQKLFNDLVQQCLDEKIIVADTIAIDSTAIDAYEKKQPKSKSQETGNATWGAKYDTFRNKITWFGYKIHLAVDTSSELPIALEVTPANINDGDMGPTLIEKVAAQIPEGRLKYVIEDSGYDQQKNYEAAKAQRAQAIIPLNLRNAQEPPEGFSFNGTPKCSMGYEMVYWGCDKNFLKFRCPHALGKVDCPNGMAWCSSSNYGMVVKINVKDDLRRFSLPHRGTKRWEELYDKRTSVERCNSRLKENLTANDLHIRGIKKVTAYIYLNAIVLLATALASKKINCSPQQKVA; translated from the coding sequence ATGGAAAAAGAAATAGCCCAAAAGTTATTTAATGACTTAGTACAACAGTGTTTAGACGAAAAGATTATAGTGGCTGATACCATTGCAATTGACAGTACGGCAATTGATGCTTATGAGAAAAAGCAACCCAAGTCTAAAAGCCAAGAAACAGGTAATGCAACTTGGGGAGCCAAATACGATACGTTTAGAAACAAAATTACCTGGTTTGGCTACAAGATTCATTTAGCTGTTGATACATCAAGCGAATTACCTATAGCCCTTGAGGTTACGCCTGCAAATATTAATGACGGCGATATGGGGCCTACGCTGATTGAGAAAGTAGCGGCACAAATCCCTGAAGGAAGGTTAAAATATGTCATTGAGGATTCAGGCTACGATCAACAAAAGAACTATGAAGCTGCGAAAGCCCAGAGAGCGCAGGCAATTATCCCTTTAAACTTAAGGAATGCCCAGGAACCACCGGAAGGGTTTTCATTTAATGGAACTCCCAAGTGCTCTATGGGTTATGAAATGGTATATTGGGGTTGCGATAAAAACTTCCTTAAGTTTCGATGTCCACATGCACTGGGTAAAGTGGATTGTCCCAATGGAATGGCTTGGTGCTCCTCTTCAAACTATGGGATGGTTGTAAAGATAAACGTAAAGGACGATCTAAGGCGTTTTTCCCTGCCCCATAGAGGAACTAAGCGATGGGAAGAGCTATATGACAAAAGAACTTCTGTGGAACGTTGCAATTCTAGGCTTAAGGAGAATCTTACTGCGAATGACCTCCATATAAGGGGAATTAAAAAGGTTACGGCATATATTTACCTTAATGCCATAGTGCTATTAGCAACGGCTTTAGCATCCAAAAAAATAAACTGCTCACCCCAACAAAAAGTAGCTTAA
- a CDS encoding IS1380 family transposase, producing MKSVQEYSMNFNSRIKVNFNGGDLTSDAGLLLYKEFDYKLGLSETVEKMLVVDDPVMHRDHPNSDVVIQKLYQHLAGYHADDHADDLSEEPLLTAILGKKRLASQPTISRFNEKANIATAKSLEHINEILQKRVYMLKPQDQFVMDLDSSGFTAYGNQYGANFNSHYQERGFHPLFCFDGLTGDCLKAELRAGNVYTSRQVVRFVGPLLKRYETWVSNPLIVLRADSGFAVPELFKLVENKGHKYVIRLKANARLQSVAHSMADQVLNPERLHERQVHYREFLYQASSWDRARRVVVKMERPAGQLFFEFTFIVTNMELQPRNIVRFYCQRGHMENFIKEAKNGFACHKMSSTNFESNAVKLQLSMLAYNFNNWFRRLCLPEPMKPNRMETLRLKLIKIAGKLVRSARYWTWKLCSSYIYQNSFIQTLQNISSLPCFS from the coding sequence ATGAAAAGTGTACAGGAATATAGCATGAACTTCAACTCCCGAATAAAAGTTAATTTTAATGGTGGCGACCTAACTTCAGATGCAGGGTTGTTATTGTATAAGGAATTTGATTATAAACTCGGCCTTTCAGAAACTGTTGAAAAAATGCTGGTAGTTGATGACCCTGTTATGCACCGAGATCATCCTAATAGTGATGTGGTTATCCAAAAGCTTTATCAACATCTTGCTGGTTATCACGCTGATGATCATGCGGATGACTTAAGCGAAGAACCCCTACTCACCGCTATACTGGGAAAAAAGCGCTTGGCCTCGCAGCCAACAATCTCCCGGTTCAATGAAAAAGCAAATATTGCAACTGCAAAATCATTGGAACATATTAATGAGATCTTACAAAAGCGAGTATATATGCTTAAACCCCAAGACCAGTTTGTTATGGATCTTGATTCTTCCGGCTTTACTGCTTACGGTAATCAATATGGAGCAAACTTCAATTCTCATTATCAAGAGCGGGGGTTTCACCCTCTATTTTGTTTTGACGGACTGACAGGTGATTGCCTTAAAGCCGAGCTTCGTGCTGGCAACGTATATACTTCTCGTCAGGTGGTGCGATTTGTCGGTCCACTCCTTAAAAGGTATGAGACTTGGGTTAGCAATCCTTTAATTGTTTTGCGCGCAGATAGTGGTTTTGCCGTTCCGGAACTCTTTAAACTAGTAGAAAACAAGGGTCATAAATATGTAATTCGCTTAAAAGCCAATGCTCGTCTTCAATCTGTTGCACATTCCATGGCGGACCAAGTATTAAACCCTGAAAGACTACATGAAAGGCAAGTCCACTACCGGGAATTTCTGTATCAAGCCAGTAGTTGGGATCGTGCCCGCCGCGTTGTTGTCAAAATGGAACGGCCTGCTGGACAATTGTTCTTTGAATTCACGTTTATCGTGACAAACATGGAACTACAACCGCGTAATATCGTTCGTTTTTACTGTCAACGTGGGCATATGGAAAACTTTATTAAGGAAGCCAAAAATGGATTCGCTTGTCACAAAATGAGCAGCACTAACTTTGAATCCAATGCAGTAAAACTGCAGTTATCCATGTTGGCATACAACTTTAACAACTGGTTTCGCAGGTTGTGCTTGCCTGAACCAATGAAACCAAACCGAATGGAGACACTGCGGTTGAAATTAATCAAAATTGCAGGGAAACTGGTACGTTCCGCTCGCTACTGGACCTGGAAGTTATGCAGCTCTTATATATACCAAAATTCATTTATACAAACCTTGCAAAATATAAGCAGCTTGCCTTGTTTTTCGTAA
- a CDS encoding TetR/AcrR family transcriptional regulator, with protein MSKDKEASKSKESKKDLIADTALSCFMVSGYGGTSVDEIVKASGVSKGGIYWYFKSKEDIFLYLIERWVKEWIAEYLTLIKDTDSTADKLKKYLEHHFAQIDTPISALVLEFLLQAKEQETINKLRNGTENIQRLLVQIMTDAVNKGEFRPLDPLVLTQTFLAMIHGIGMQALIHKIHKDKDMLRKTTYAVLDIFLQGVRNN; from the coding sequence TTGAGTAAAGATAAAGAAGCCAGTAAGAGCAAGGAATCAAAAAAGGATTTAATTGCTGATACTGCTCTCTCCTGCTTTATGGTTTCAGGCTACGGTGGTACCTCGGTGGATGAAATTGTTAAGGCTTCGGGAGTCAGCAAAGGAGGTATTTACTGGTATTTTAAAAGCAAGGAAGATATTTTTCTCTATCTCATTGAACGATGGGTAAAGGAATGGATTGCTGAGTACCTAACCCTGATTAAAGATACCGACAGCACAGCTGATAAGCTTAAAAAGTATTTAGAACATCATTTTGCCCAAATAGACACCCCCATATCTGCCTTAGTATTAGAATTTCTCTTGCAGGCAAAGGAACAAGAAACCATTAATAAACTGAGAAACGGTACAGAAAATATACAGAGATTATTGGTGCAAATAATGACAGATGCCGTTAATAAGGGGGAATTTCGCCCCTTAGACCCTCTTGTTCTCACCCAGACCTTCCTGGCCATGATTCATGGCATTGGTATGCAAGCCCTGATACATAAAATACATAAAGATAAAGATATGCTCAGGAAGACCACCTATGCAGTGCTGGATATTTTTTTACAGGGTGTACGGAATAACTAA
- a CDS encoding efflux RND transporter periplasmic adaptor subunit produces MKRLILVSLFVLLTISLVGCGGKEQKVVEEKLVPVETFIVKATDLTHTLNSTGEVMAGLDVAVVPKTTGKVATVAVKVGDRVSQGQVLLTLDAADVLEQSEAALEQAEARLVISQRALVDAEIAYERNKALYDAQAISQAQFEQVESALINAQANVRLAEAQVKQSQATLNAARENSVLTAPVNGMVAAVDVDPGELVSPQTAPITIVQIDKVQVKVNVSENVVESIKVGSDVPITINALNKEFTGQVVSVAPKADPSTRAFAVKIEVANPSGEIKPGMVARLNLSTGTSTSVLAVPIDAVLEREGQHSVFIVEDGKAKEVSVKVGVTSGELTEIKSGLKEGQTIIVTGNRLVGEGQKVKVVKELGGASK; encoded by the coding sequence TTGAAAAGGTTAATTCTTGTAAGTCTCTTTGTACTTCTCACAATCTCTCTAGTAGGCTGTGGTGGTAAAGAGCAAAAGGTCGTAGAAGAAAAGCTGGTACCAGTGGAAACCTTTATAGTTAAAGCCACCGATCTTACCCACACACTGAACTCAACAGGTGAAGTAATGGCCGGTTTGGATGTGGCCGTTGTACCTAAAACCACAGGTAAAGTGGCTACCGTAGCCGTCAAAGTTGGTGATCGTGTTAGCCAGGGACAAGTCCTGCTCACTTTAGATGCTGCAGATGTCCTGGAACAGTCCGAAGCTGCCTTAGAACAAGCCGAGGCACGGCTGGTTATATCCCAAAGAGCCCTGGTTGATGCAGAGATAGCCTACGAGCGCAACAAAGCCCTGTATGATGCCCAAGCCATCTCCCAGGCTCAGTTTGAACAAGTGGAGTCGGCTTTAATCAATGCCCAGGCTAATGTACGCTTAGCGGAAGCCCAGGTAAAACAGTCCCAGGCAACCTTAAATGCTGCCCGGGAAAATAGTGTTCTTACAGCACCTGTCAATGGTATGGTAGCAGCTGTGGATGTTGATCCTGGTGAACTGGTAAGCCCTCAAACCGCCCCCATAACCATTGTCCAAATTGACAAAGTTCAAGTAAAAGTAAACGTATCTGAAAACGTCGTTGAATCCATTAAGGTTGGTTCTGATGTACCAATAACCATTAACGCCTTAAACAAGGAGTTTACCGGCCAGGTGGTTTCGGTAGCACCTAAGGCAGACCCGTCTACCCGCGCTTTTGCTGTGAAAATTGAAGTAGCAAACCCCAGTGGTGAAATTAAGCCTGGTATGGTGGCCCGGTTAAACCTATCCACCGGTACCTCCACTTCTGTTCTGGCAGTACCCATTGATGCGGTACTGGAACGTGAAGGCCAGCACTCCGTCTTTATTGTCGAAGATGGCAAAGCGAAGGAAGTCTCTGTCAAGGTAGGTGTCACCTCAGGAGAATTAACAGAAATTAAGTCTGGTCTGAAAGAGGGGCAAACCATCATCGTAACTGGTAACCGACTGGTGGGTGAAGGCCAGAAGGTAAAGGTGGTTAAGGAACTGGGGGGTGCCTCTAAGTGA